The Bos javanicus breed banteng chromosome 11, ARS-OSU_banteng_1.0, whole genome shotgun sequence genome includes a window with the following:
- the NCK2 gene encoding cytoplasmic protein NCK2 isoform X2, with the protein MTEEVIVIAKWDYTAQQDQELDIKKNERLWLLDDSKTWWRVRNAANRTGYVPSNYVERKNSLKKGSLVKNIKDTLGLGRTRRKTSARDASPTPSTDAEFPANGGGADRIYDLSIPAVVKFAYAAEREDELSLVKGSRVTVMEKCSDGWWRGSYNGQVGWFPSNYVLEELDEAAGDAPGGSSLRPGATLSNGQGARALQVVQTLYPFSSVTEEELNFDKGETMEVIEKPENDPEWWRCRNARGQVGLVPKNYVVVLSEGPAPHAGSGPAGPARAGRFAGREWYYGNVTRHQAECALNARGVQGDFLVRDSESSPSDFSVSLKASGKNKHFKVQLVDNVYCIGQRRFHTMDELVEHYKKAPIFTSEHGEKLYLVRALQ; encoded by the exons ATGACAGAGGAGGTCATCGTCATAGCCAAGTGGGATTACACAGCCCAGCAGGATCAGGAGCTGGACATCAAGAAGAACGAGCGCCTGTGGCTACTGGACGACTCCAAGACGTGGTGGCGGGTGCGCAACGCAGCCAACCGGACAGGCTATGTGCCATCCAACTACGTGGAGAGGAAAAACAGCCTGAAGAAGGGCTCGCTGGTGAAGAACATCAAGGACACGCTTG GCCTCGGAAGGACCCGCCGGAAGACGAGCGCACGCGATGCCTCCCCCACGCCCAGCACGGACGCGGAGTTCCCCGCCAATGGGGGCGGCGCCGACCGCATCTACGACCTCAGCATCCCCGCCGTGGTCAAGTTCGCGTATGCAGCAGAGCGCGAGGACGAGCTGTCGCTGGTGAAGGGCTCACGCGTCACCGTCATGGAGAAGTGCAGCGACGGCTGGTGGCGGGGCAGCTACAATGGCCAGGTGGGCTGGTTCCCGTCCAACTATGTGCTGGAGGAGCTGGACGAAGCAGCCGGCGACGCGCCCGGGGGCTCAAGCCTGCGGCCCGGTGCCACGCTCAGCAATGGGCAGGGCGCGCGGGCGCTGCAGGTGGTGCAGACGCTGTACCCTTTCAGCTCGGTCACCGAGGAGGAGCTCAACTTCGACAAGGGCGAGACCATGGAGGTGATCGAGAAGCCCGAGAACGACCCCGAGTGGTGGCGCTGCCGCAATGCGCGTGGCCAGGTCGGCCTGGTGCCCAAGAACTACGTGGTAGTGCTGAGCGAGGGCCCGGCCCCTCACGCTGGCTCCGGACCCGCAGGGCCTGCTCGTGCTGGCCGGTTCGCAGGCCGCGAGTGGTACTACGGGAACGTGACTCGCCACCAGGCCGAGTGCGCACTCAATGCGCGGGGAGTTCAGGGCGACTTCCTTGTGCGGGACAGCGAGTCCTCG CCCAGTGACTTCTCCGTGTCTCTCAAAGCATCAGGGAAGAACAAGCATTTCAAGGTTCAGCTGGTGGACAACGTCTACTGCATTGGGCAGCGGCGCTTCCACACCATGGACGAGCTGGTGGAGCACTATAAGAAGGCCCCCATCTTCACCAGCGAGCACGGGGAGAAGCTCTACCTCGTCCGGGCGCTGCAGTGA
- the NCK2 gene encoding cytoplasmic protein NCK2 isoform X1, translating into MTEEVIVIAKWDYTAQQDQELDIKKNERLWLLDDSKTWWRVRNAANRTGYVPSNYVERKNSLKKGSLVKNIKDTLVQNQTTPLMLKLHYFGHLMQRADSLEKTLNLGKIEGKRRRGRQRMRWLDGITDSMHMSLSKLREMVKDRGVWPRKDPPEDERTRCLPHAQHGRGVPRQWGRRRPHLRPQHPRRGQVRVCSRARGRAVAGEGLTRHRHGEVQRRLVAGQLQWPGGLVPVQLCAGGAGRSSRRRARGLKPAARCHAQQWAGRAGAAGGADAVPFQLGHRGGAQLRQGRDHGGDREARERPRVVALPQCAWPGRPGAQELRGSAERGPGPSRWLRTRRACSCWPVRRPRVVLRERDSPPGRVRTQCAGSSGRLPCAGQRVLAQ; encoded by the exons ATGACAGAGGAGGTCATCGTCATAGCCAAGTGGGATTACACAGCCCAGCAGGATCAGGAGCTGGACATCAAGAAGAACGAGCGCCTGTGGCTACTGGACGACTCCAAGACGTGGTGGCGGGTGCGCAACGCAGCCAACCGGACAGGCTATGTGCCATCCAACTACGTGGAGAGGAAAAACAGCCTGAAGAAGGGCTCGCTGGTGAAGAACATCAAGGACACGCTTG tACAAAACCAAACCACTcccctgatgctgaagctccactactttggccacctgatgcaaagagccgactcattggaaaagaccctcaatctggggaagattgaaggcaaaagaagaagagggcgacagaggatgagatggttggatggcatcacagactcaatgcacatgagtttgagcaagctccgggagatggtgaaggacaggggagtctg GCCTCGGAAGGACCCGCCGGAAGACGAGCGCACGCGATGCCTCCCCCACGCCCAGCACGGACGCGGAGTTCCCCGCCAATGGGGGCGGCGCCGACCGCATCTACGACCTCAGCATCCCCGCCGTGGTCAAGTTCGCGTATGCAGCAGAGCGCGAGGACGAGCTGTCGCTGGTGAAGGGCTCACGCGTCACCGTCATGGAGAAGTGCAGCGACGGCTGGTGGCGGGGCAGCTACAATGGCCAGGTGGGCTGGTTCCCGTCCAACTATGTGCTGGAGGAGCTGGACGAAGCAGCCGGCGACGCGCCCGGGGGCTCAAGCCTGCGGCCCGGTGCCACGCTCAGCAATGGGCAGGGCGCGCGGGCGCTGCAGGTGGTGCAGACGCTGTACCCTTTCAGCTCGGTCACCGAGGAGGAGCTCAACTTCGACAAGGGCGAGACCATGGAGGTGATCGAGAAGCCCGAGAACGACCCCGAGTGGTGGCGCTGCCGCAATGCGCGTGGCCAGGTCGGCCTGGTGCCCAAGAACTACGTGGTAGTGCTGAGCGAGGGCCCGGCCCCTCACGCTGGCTCCGGACCCGCAGGGCCTGCTCGTGCTGGCCGGTTCGCAGGCCGCGAGTGGTACTACGGGAACGTGACTCGCCACCAGGCCGAGTGCGCACTCAATGCGCGGGGAGTTCAGGGCGACTTCCTTGTGCGGGACAGCGAGTCCTCG CCCAGTGA